One genomic segment of Acanthopagrus latus isolate v.2019 chromosome 14, fAcaLat1.1, whole genome shotgun sequence includes these proteins:
- the waslb gene encoding WASP like actin nucleation promoting factor b isoform X1, which yields MSGHPPQRRQANVGSLVLTPQENECLFNHLGRKCITLSSAVVQVFTADRNSSWNKRCCGVACLVKDNPQRSYFIRVLDIKDGKMMFEQELYNNFSLCLSRPYFITFAGDTCQVGLNFASEEETKRFRGHVAELMGRRQRKTEKRRDPPNGPTLPMATVDIKNPEISNVQRYHNNSQVNNIVHSSFPKREKKSKGKKKRLTKADIGTPSNFQHIGHVGWDPNTGFDLNNLDPELKNLFDMCGISEAQLKDKETSKVIYDFIEKKGGVEAVKNELRRQAPPPPPSRGGPPPPPPPPHHSSAPPPPPPARGRGAPPPPPPSRAPVSAPPPPPPSRPGMSAPPPPPPSRGSLPPPPPPAHASIPVVPPPPPPALSPAPPSIGGAPPPPPPPPPPGPPPPAPPPLPTEANGGDSGGSGKSALLSQIREGTQLKKVEQKERPVSNSTGRDALLDQIRQGIQLKTREDAPDAAPSNPAPSAGIVGALMEVMQKRSKAIHSSDEDDDDDDDEDFEDEDEWED from the exons ATGAGTGGACATCCGCCGCAACGGCGGCAAGCAAATGTCGGGTCGCTAGTACTGACACCGCAGGAAAATGAATGCCTTTTCAACCACCTTGGCAGGAAATGCATC ACGTTGTCTTCAGCAGTGGTCCAGGTGTTCACAGCTGATAGGAACTCCAGCTGGAACAAGAGATGCTGCGGCGTGGCCTGTCTGGTCAAAGACAACCCTCAACGATCCTACTTCATCAGGGTCTTGGACATCAAG GATGGTAAGATGATGTTTGAACAGGAGCTGTACAACAACTTCAGCCTCTGCCTCTCCAGACCTTACTTCATCACGTTTGCTGGAGAT ACATGTCAAGTGGGTCTGAACTTTGCCAGCGAGGAGGAGACGAAGCGTTTCCGCGGTCACGTGGCAGAGCTGATGGGGCGAAGGCAGAGGAAAACTG agaaGAGACGCGACCCTCCAAATG gTCCCACGTTGCCCATGGCCACCGTTGACATCAAAAACCCAGAGATCAGCAATGTTCAGCGTTACCACAACAACTCTCAGGTGAACAACATCGTGCACTCCTCCTTCCccaagagggagaagaagagcaaggggaagaagaagaggttgacCAAGGCAGACATCGGCACACCGAGCAACTTCCA GCACATCGGGCATGTAGGATGGGATCCAAACACAGGCTTTGAT CTGAATAACTTGGACCCAGAGCTGAAGAACCTGTTCGATATGTGCGGCATCTCCGAGGCTCAGCTGAAGGACAAGGAGACTTCAAAGGTCATCTACGACTTCATCGAGAAGAAAGGAGGCGTAGAAGCCGTCAAAAATGAGCTGCGGAGACAAG ctcctccaccccctccatccAGAGGCggccctcctccccctcccccacccccgcaccacagctcagcccctcctccccctcctcctgcccgTGGCCGAGGTGCCCCTCCACCGCCTCCCCCCTCCAGAGCTCCTGTCTCTgcgccccctcctccccctccatcccgACCCGGCATGTCCGCTCCACCGCCTCCCCCGCCTAGCCGGGGCTCCCTCCCGCCTCCCCCTCCACCGGCCCACGCCTCAATTCCAGTGGTGCCCCCGCCGCCTCCTCCCGCCTTATCACCAGCTCCACCCAGTATCGGAGgagcgcctcctcctcctccccctccacctcctcctggtCCCCCACCCCCTGCTCCTCCGCCGCTGCCCACGGAGGCTAACGGAGGAGACAGCGGCGGGTCCGGGAAGTCGGCGCTGCTGAGTCAGATTAGAGAAGGCACCCAGCTGAAGAAGGTGGAGCAGAAGGAGAGGCCGGTGAGCAACAGCACCGGCAGGGACGCACTTCTGGACCAAATCAGACAAGGAATCCAGCTGAAAACG AGGGAAGACGCACCTGATGCAGCACCTTCCAACCCCGCCCCCTCGGCAGGCATCGTGGGGGCTTTGATGGAGGTGATGCAGAAGCGGAGCAAGGCTATTCACTCATCAg atgaggatgatgacgacgacgatgatgaggactttgaggatgaagatgaatgGGAGGACTag
- the waslb gene encoding WASP like actin nucleation promoting factor b isoform X2, with the protein MSGHPPQRRQANVGSLVLTPQENECLFNHLGRKCITLSSAVVQVFTADRNSSWNKRCCGVACLVKDNPQRSYFIRVLDIKDGKMMFEQELYNNFSLCLSRPYFITFAGDTCQVGLNFASEEETKRFRGHVAELMGRRQRKTGPTLPMATVDIKNPEISNVQRYHNNSQVNNIVHSSFPKREKKSKGKKKRLTKADIGTPSNFQHIGHVGWDPNTGFDLNNLDPELKNLFDMCGISEAQLKDKETSKVIYDFIEKKGGVEAVKNELRRQAPPPPPSRGGPPPPPPPPHHSSAPPPPPPARGRGAPPPPPPSRAPVSAPPPPPPSRPGMSAPPPPPPSRGSLPPPPPPAHASIPVVPPPPPPALSPAPPSIGGAPPPPPPPPPPGPPPPAPPPLPTEANGGDSGGSGKSALLSQIREGTQLKKVEQKERPVSNSTGRDALLDQIRQGIQLKTREDAPDAAPSNPAPSAGIVGALMEVMQKRSKAIHSSDEDDDDDDDEDFEDEDEWED; encoded by the exons ATGAGTGGACATCCGCCGCAACGGCGGCAAGCAAATGTCGGGTCGCTAGTACTGACACCGCAGGAAAATGAATGCCTTTTCAACCACCTTGGCAGGAAATGCATC ACGTTGTCTTCAGCAGTGGTCCAGGTGTTCACAGCTGATAGGAACTCCAGCTGGAACAAGAGATGCTGCGGCGTGGCCTGTCTGGTCAAAGACAACCCTCAACGATCCTACTTCATCAGGGTCTTGGACATCAAG GATGGTAAGATGATGTTTGAACAGGAGCTGTACAACAACTTCAGCCTCTGCCTCTCCAGACCTTACTTCATCACGTTTGCTGGAGAT ACATGTCAAGTGGGTCTGAACTTTGCCAGCGAGGAGGAGACGAAGCGTTTCCGCGGTCACGTGGCAGAGCTGATGGGGCGAAGGCAGAGGAAAACTG gTCCCACGTTGCCCATGGCCACCGTTGACATCAAAAACCCAGAGATCAGCAATGTTCAGCGTTACCACAACAACTCTCAGGTGAACAACATCGTGCACTCCTCCTTCCccaagagggagaagaagagcaaggggaagaagaagaggttgacCAAGGCAGACATCGGCACACCGAGCAACTTCCA GCACATCGGGCATGTAGGATGGGATCCAAACACAGGCTTTGAT CTGAATAACTTGGACCCAGAGCTGAAGAACCTGTTCGATATGTGCGGCATCTCCGAGGCTCAGCTGAAGGACAAGGAGACTTCAAAGGTCATCTACGACTTCATCGAGAAGAAAGGAGGCGTAGAAGCCGTCAAAAATGAGCTGCGGAGACAAG ctcctccaccccctccatccAGAGGCggccctcctccccctcccccacccccgcaccacagctcagcccctcctccccctcctcctgcccgTGGCCGAGGTGCCCCTCCACCGCCTCCCCCCTCCAGAGCTCCTGTCTCTgcgccccctcctccccctccatcccgACCCGGCATGTCCGCTCCACCGCCTCCCCCGCCTAGCCGGGGCTCCCTCCCGCCTCCCCCTCCACCGGCCCACGCCTCAATTCCAGTGGTGCCCCCGCCGCCTCCTCCCGCCTTATCACCAGCTCCACCCAGTATCGGAGgagcgcctcctcctcctccccctccacctcctcctggtCCCCCACCCCCTGCTCCTCCGCCGCTGCCCACGGAGGCTAACGGAGGAGACAGCGGCGGGTCCGGGAAGTCGGCGCTGCTGAGTCAGATTAGAGAAGGCACCCAGCTGAAGAAGGTGGAGCAGAAGGAGAGGCCGGTGAGCAACAGCACCGGCAGGGACGCACTTCTGGACCAAATCAGACAAGGAATCCAGCTGAAAACG AGGGAAGACGCACCTGATGCAGCACCTTCCAACCCCGCCCCCTCGGCAGGCATCGTGGGGGCTTTGATGGAGGTGATGCAGAAGCGGAGCAAGGCTATTCACTCATCAg atgaggatgatgacgacgacgatgatgaggactttgaggatgaagatgaatgGGAGGACTag
- the lmod2b gene encoding leiomodin-2, with the protein MSFFGYRRELSKYEDVDEDELLASLSPEELAELEKELVDIDPDANVPIGLRQRDQTDKTPTGTFSREALMKYWENETRRLLEDEISGGSPKPDEEQEEECVTEESSGEEEEKDVENEKEQKKHEKPKEKEEEEEEEEEEEEEEEEEEEESEEEEEAVTEEEEDEEEEEEEQDNKSKPEPAKDSRVLTPQDDGPMLLKPQRVEPMRLTPPPPPVDPNATGNPTVVDDALQQVLSDDPELTEVNLNNIDDISKETLIRFAEALRSNTHVRVFSLANTRADDPVALAVAKMLRENSSITSLNIESNYVTGKGVMAMVQALPGNNTLTELRFHNQRHMCGGQVEMEMVKILRENHTLIKLGYQFNLPGPRMSMTGILTRNQDRQRQKRLQEQRQQQQQGAPEGAVNPRTTALKGTPRSSPYSSPRASPWSSPKLPRGDLAKKQTPPAPPPPPPPPPPPPPPPPPPPPPLPQREKKPTRMIAEVIKAHEAGSKKVTKTKGKKGKKGKLKEKGRDETSCILKELKNALRPVSLERRGEEGSRPSTPMRSAHDQLMESIRGSSVRNLRRVEVPHHLR; encoded by the exons ATGAGCTTTTTCGGGTACCGCCGAGAGCTGAGTAAGTACGAAGATGTCGACGAGGACGAGCTTCTGGCTTCACTCAGCCCTGAAGAGCTGGCTGAGTTGGAAAAGGAGCTTGTGGACATTGATCCTGACGCCAACGTACCCATAGGACTCAGACAGAGAGACCAGACTGACAAGACCCCAACGGGCACCTTCAGCAGAGAGGCCCTCATGAAGTATTGGGAAAATGAGACGCGTAGACTCCTGGAGGACGAGATAAGTGGAGGAAGCCCCAAACCG GATGAGGAACaagaggaggagtgtgtgacagaggaaagcagcggagaagaggaggagaaagatgttgaaaatgagaaagaacagaaaaagcaCGAAAAAccaaaggagaaggaagaagaagaagaagaggaggaggaggaggaagaggaagaagaggaagaagaggaggagagcgaggaagaggaggaagctgtaacagaggaggaggaagatgaggaagaggaggaggaggaacaagatAATAAATCAAAACCTGAACCCGCAAAGGATTCTAGGGTGCTGACACCACAGGATGACGGGCCCATGCTACTGAAGCCGCAGAGGGTGGAGCCTATGAGACtgactcctccccctccacccgtCGACCCGAACGCGACTGGAAACCCAACCGTTGTCGATGATGCTCTCCAACAAGTTCTCAGCGACGACCCTGAACTCACCGAGGTTAATCTCAACAACATTGACGATATTTCAAAG GAAACCCTAATCAGATTTGCAGAGGCACTGAGGTCCAACACACACGTGCGGGTCTTCAGCCTTGCTAACACCCGAGCTGACGACCCCGTGGCTCTGGCTGTCGCTAAGATGCTGAGGGAGAACTCGTCCATCACCAGCCTCAACATAGAGTCCAACTACGTGACGGGGAAGGGTGTGATGGCGATGGTTCAAGCACTGCCAGGAAACAACACCCTGACTGAGCTTCGGTTCCACAACCAGAGACACATGTGTGGAGGACAG gtggagatggagatggtgAAGATTTTGAGGGAAAACCACACCTTGATCAAGCTGGGCTACCAGTTCAACCTGCCTGGTCCCAGGATGAGCATGACGGGGATCCTCACCAGGAACCAGGACCGCCAGAGGCAGAAACGTCTGCAggagcagagacagcagcagcaacaggggGCGCCAGAGGGAGCCGTTAACCCCAGAACCACTGCTCTG AAAGGAACTCCTCGCTCGTCGCCCTACAGCTCGCCCAGAGCCTCTCCCTGGTCCTCCCCCAAACTCCCGCGGGGCGACCTGGCTAAAAAACAGACTCCCCctgctccgcctcctcctccacctccaccgcctcctcctcccccaccccctccaccaccgccgccacctCTCCCTCAGAGGGAGAAGAAGCCCACCAGGATGATCGCCGAGGTCATCAAGGCGCACGAGGCGGGCAGCAAGAAGGTGACAAAGACGAAAGGTAAGAAGGGCAAGAAGGGGAAGCTGAAGGAGAAGGGCAGGGACGAGACGAGTTGCATCCTGAAGGAGCTCAAGAACGCGCTGAGGCCCGTGTCGTTGGAGAGGCGAGGGGAGGAGGGCAGCAGGCCATCCACGCCCATGAGGTCAGCCCACGACCAGCTGATGGAGTCCATCCGCGGCAGCAGCGTCCGCAACTTGAGACGG gtgGAAGTCCCACATCATCTACGATAA